tattataggtatattatattgcaacagaaataaaacaaaaggaCGGGTTATTTCAAAGtgaaattgatgaaaataataatcgtttatacCCATacgtaagtaatattataatattacatgaaaataaaacgtatatataaaaaaatcacagatAAACAGTAAATCGACATAACGTCATATTTTGGCTTCATTTCTAGGTATAAAAGCATACTGCGAGAGGGGTGAGTGTTAGCGATTTTCAGTGTTTATCCATACGCGCTTGCATATAAAACCACTGGCGTATCAGAGGAACGCaagtttgaatattatgacTATGATAATAAGATAGTGTGAAATCCATATGACAACTCGTATAAcgcgtagaaaaaaaatgacaagacataaaaaaaataagtattgacattattataaaatgtgcgTGAGTCTCTGTCTCGCAGTGCACACTGCAACACTTGCAGCAAAGCGTAAACGCACACAAAACATTTAGCTTGACCGTAAAAGAACGTGTGCGAGGAGTGTAGTACGCAGTGTACACGGATGTTGTTTCGCGTTTGTCATTCGTATTGGCGACTAATTGTTTGGTCCGCAACAGCAGCCGGGGCAGCATAGTCCGTCTATAGTCGGTCTGCCGTGCGGATCGGCGCGGCGCGGCACGGCGGTAGTCACATGATTTATAGCCGTCGATTGCGATATTAATTCCAGTCGGCGGCGGCTGCCCACGCCCGGCGGCCGACCCCGTTACTCCAGAAaagaaaagaagaaaaaaaaacaagaatccGGCAACACATTAATAAACCACgcactataggtacatataatatgtagctgCTGCCGGTAtgtcagtatattatattatattatgcgtttgtgtgtgcgtgtgtcgtgtgtgtatacctacatactataggtaggtaccaatACATGTATTGGTAATATATACGACTACTACTACGACTTACGAGTACGTGTATGAGTTTTGTTACGTAAAATCTAAATGCTTGTCGTTATACTACACGTAGATAGGTAAGTGCAGTGGTGCGTGCgcaaaaaagttatatacagCAATGTGcagcttatattattatatataatataataatatgtaaaaaagcATACGAGGTGACTTACCGAGCATGCTCATCCCttagtttttcatttcataacgaattcattcaaattttaattattgtaattttgaattatacttaaacttatatttaaaaattcttaagatTTTTGTACTACTTAAGAAATGTCTTATGGCGATACAAACtttggttttttaaatgagGACTCCACTTCttactataaattgtaaagaagaaattttttttaaagttttgaaacaggaatcatatttttttttaattggcggAAACGACAATGTcggttattatataaagaaagGATGAGGAAGGGGATGTTTTCGtatgaaaaatagaaatttgttTCTCTACAAGACATTTCAACTAGTACCAAAAATATcaagaacaaaaaatatagtttttaaattgatctaaaaattccaaaatttaaatttaaagtaacttttttattgaaaaaaaagaaataagtattttttatgaatgaatctgtataataaaataatatataagtatataaaacatcCTCCTTCAGCAAACGTGTTAATATACGCACCAATATCGTTTCGTTCGACGCAACGAAAactgtacaaaaaaatgtacaaggatatttatttacatataacaataataataataataacaatatactaaGGGCCACGGGCCGGTAATGTTATAGATACGTGATTGATGGAAGagtgtgataaaaaatatctgaCGGCAAATACCACTTATCAAAAAAAGAAGAATGCATCAACATGGTTTTGTACAAAGTTTAATTGAGAGAAAGTTGAGACTTTTAGATGATACTGATTGTTCAAgctattcataattataaagttttctttttttactgcATTATGAtctatgattaaatttaataactttatatgaATACTAtgcacttattattttttcacaatataatacaaattatacgagttcaatttatacataactaattaaggaatttatatttatgtatagtgtatactcaTATATCAAATtcagtaataacattttattaaaataaaataaatataagttgtgaaagatagaaaataataataaaaaactagttatatacctacatttttcagtaaacttatattttgtatatttttttataatctaataataattaatctgtatctatttaattttgattttcaatagttgttctataataaacattaaacacatATAATGATAGAAGTGTTTAcggttcatataatatttcgtaGTTTTTTGGGCcactgaataatttttatttagagagCAATAGTCATtgccatttatttaaaatattcaatcaacTAATTTAGCTTATTGCAAATAATCGTAAACGTTTACAATAAGGTTTTACaaatcatgtttttaaaaaaaaactttttagtaAATGAAATGTCCGATAtgtctaatttaatattttaaaatcttgtcCATAAATTCTAAGTTAagggaaaataatttttaactaagtgtttttcaataatttgcaCGTATgagttttaacatttaaataaaaacatttccaaatgtattattaaaatcagttacaaacaataatattcgaTAATATGCGTGTTGATAGATAAATCAAAGAGAAGAtgaagaatattatttcataaaaaatatttttttctctaacaGACTACATTTAGCCTttgatctataataaaatactgatttaATGTATGCTATAATACTATTCGTTCAGGTTTGTGCATCAGAAGTGAAACGAATGTATTTTGATACGCTTGTACTTAAATTACGTCCTAGGCACGTGTTCAAAACATATAACAAGTCCAAGGATTTCGACCATCGATCCATTTAGCCCATGATTAACTATACTCTatgtgtaatacaatttttaatatgctattcaactaaaaaaactgttttgaatattattaagtaattttcgGAAAGTgtgataaaagtaaaataattacctagtttaaatcatatataattaatataatgatgggAATTACAAAATTGGATGAGCAATACCTCTCGGATCTCAATCAtagtgcatttttattttttatttaactgccaatccaatattttatagtttaaaattcgttttttatgagaaatttttaaactttgacgtcgctcgtatatatatatatatataaccgcAATGCGTATTAACTATTACACGTTTGTGTACTGCTGCAagtgtagtaataatatattctcctGTAACGTATATATAAGACAAATGGCGATAGGAGTGAtgggttattaaaaaattatgcggTTTCCGGTGTCGGCGGAGTCAACAGTGTCGTTAAAATGCTCTTGGACGTTTATGGATTCTGAGAACGAAGCGGATGGACAGCAAAACATCGCGTGGCGGGTTCACTGATGATTTAAGTCCCACTTTGCCGAGTCGCGGTCGGTGGCGAAAAACCGTTTTAGAGTAGGTCAGTGTATGAAGAGGAGTGTCccacaataacattataacggatcatttatgcaaaaatatataatataatattgtcattcaTTTCATTACGTTGCttagtataataatggtataacaTGggcgttatttaataattgtctgTGGTAAACAGcgattataacataattattgtgttattattttgttttacaaagtCAATTTATTAGCGATCTAACCTAACTGTTGAATTTGTCGCGGAGGACGGGGATGAAGATAATTCGATTTGTAAAttaccataaatatatatatatatatgtgtgtataaaatacgaGGAATTGGATACTAGTTGAATCTGTGACGTGCATTCTTCCTTTGCTtacatatatatgcatatatatatatatatatatattatacataaatgaaaCAAATGACAGAGCTTGATACCAGCATGAtaggattataatatgtacctaatcgtattttttttttacataatcgACGACATTCAGCATGTATCTACTGCAACTGTTCTCGTTTCTCAGTCGAAtcgatgaaaataaatcaaaccCATGGTGGCCGAagactgtattataatttataatgtacgtACGTATTCGgtatattattcacaataattgtgtgaaaaaataacgccgaacaaaatattataatgtgatataatatttctctaCGAACGTTTCACGAGTTACAGTGTATACGATAATCGATCAAGTTTTATGCGTTGAAGCGCATTCGAGTATAATCGCTTTCTATACGCGTGTGTTTCGAATGACCgaacattaaacaaaaaccTAGTCACGGTAATACATATATCGACAAACACTGCACATCGatgattgtttattaaaattattaaataatatttttttcaacgagaattaaaaaatttttgtgttgcattataatatagaagtacctttacaaactattattacactataatacctacctatatgataAATTCATTGCACACGACaacaaactgttttttttttttatttcacaaatattaatgttaggTATAAGCATTTGATGGCACGTGATCacgtttttatagttataatccTTTGCGTTGAACAAAAAAACCTGTACCTACTGcgttaaattgaataaaataataattatgaagatTGACACCATTTTGGCATATTTAGTTCctaagaatttatatttattgcaagGCAGTCCATTACACATTACGCGCCCATCGTTAAACAAATCAGTTTTATAGTGAATTTTTAAACGTACAATAATCAAAACACATAAATTGCAAGCTTAATACCTCTATTCAGTTTGTAcggttgaaaattataattttgcatgAGCACAAATCACATTATATTcagctaaataatataaattattattttttaaatctcatGGAATAATTCAAATACTCAAGTCACTGgttattatcatcatagtatataatatatactaacattttaatgttatattcaattattgaagtataaaaatattactaaatcatatttaattaacattttatgattgccatcatagtaataatatctaacgggtatatcataataaggattgataattattgaatataatatggccATATTATGTTCACAACCACTGAACCACCacgtgtataaatatgtataaatgtatattattatgtacatagctTATTATGTTACGTGTAGCCCGGGCACTGTCTGGAGAGTGgacactttatttatttttatttttttatttgacatatataatatttaagcctcgataatatattgaaagtcGTGGACATAATTGAAGAACAAGACCTTACAACTAGTTTGAATAAcaccataaattaatttatgtaaattttcacGGAAAAGCgcgacaaatataataatgaatgcaGTTCTCGACAATTTCAAATTCTATAAACTccatgaaaacaaaattaacgttatttatttcgtgatatttaaaatgaaacaagTATAGGTgcctatataaatttactcATTTGGGCACAAatactatacacattttaaaatcatatttttttaagtttggaTTACATGATTACAGATGATTTACGTAAtcgatttaaatgaatttacatTCAGCAATTGGTACTTcgcgtattataatgtaactatggtgaactcaaaaaaaaaaaaaaaaaatcattggcaacaaaatattcatcaaTTTTTCTGGACACGAATTACACTGCGttcatacgaaaaaaaatgataaaaatacatcattttaatccagtggatattatttttttctttaactattttttattatttttcatacacgCTATAAGATACGCGCGGTACTACTAATGCACTATTCGTGCGTTGACGAGAtggacaaaaatataataaatgtagtaaTTTTCTGTTATATACGCATTGTTACAGGGTGACCACCGGATCGGAATCTCCGACACCCGAGCACGTAATGGCGTCCGAATTGAcctctgataaaaaaaaaaaataataataataataataataaaatacaataatagtaataaaaaatgataataacattgtCTTGTCACCTCAATTGTAGTCACGTCGTCAATACACCAAAGACGTACAGTAAAGGTTACTCCAATATACGACGGTGGTGTTGGCGGTGCCGATCtggtagaaatattattattttttttttttttatacatacatttttaaaataattttactcttGAGCAACCCACCGAAACGACAAAATTATGTCACCaacaagaaaataatgaaatttcacCACGTAAGTACAATATCGCatacacaatatatgtattgtatataagtatattatattattattaactacgtcttacatatttataaaactatttcttaatataaattgttatttaaattacggAAAAATTGgtaaagtaaaaaaactaatattaggtatgtatgaAAAAACATGTTATTACTGAGTCAGGAGTTTTACTGTAGAAGTATATGGATAactaaagtaggtataaacatgagataatacaaaacatgaGTGTCTATTTGCTTTGAGATatcgaacataatatataacatttgtaaAGGTTCAAATTTCGGAAGTACATTAtcgaatataattatcaaatagatACAAAGCCATATAAAATaacgtacaaaataaaaaagataaaataaaattacttatcttCTTAACTATTGTAAGCagcaacatataataataactattgttattttgaaacaaaataataggcAGTTGGTACCAATTGACATGATTAATATTACTGTTAATATGTTGGTTATTcgcatttttgtaaaatcgaattcaaataatgtttattgtaccaaatatttattggaattcattttatttgatgaGTGACTACTAATCGACAAATAATGGTATCGTTTTATGGTAAATCGTATCAAACCCAGAGAGCAaactaatactttttaatatattctcaGTATCGTGTTCAGCGTGTTAAGTGACGTTTAAAATACGCCAGTAACGAGTGCCAACACTGTGTttcatagattattttttatatataagtataccttAAAACATGCCAAACGAacgaaatgaattattatcgaTTAGAGCAAAAAAAGAACTGTTATTTTGCTATGACGTCGCAAAACTTTCAAGCCTTTCTCAACATAGAGCTGCTTctatcttaaatatttcagttgtaacattaagaaaaatattgaaaaatcgtAAAGAAATTGAAGAAcaacaaattgtaaatactgttaaaaaaaattgttttcgtttttacctaagaaaaaaacaagaaaatgacaaactattaattaacatGGAAATCGGTATGGCTCGATGGTTCGAACATGCAAGTTCATTAAATGTACGGGTGagtaaaatgattttactagATAAAGCTAGAAAATTAGCAACAATACTTGGAGTTGAAAATTTTGCTCCTGATAATAAGTGGATACAACAATGGAAACACAAGTACaatattgctaataaaaaagttcaaCAAATTGCTGATCAAAATAAaggtatcaattttttatcagcAAACAACGGGTTGATAAAATCAGTTAAagacttttttgaaaatgttatgtcCAATTACGACGCTAATAacgtatatagtttatttgagATCGGTCTCTATTATCGTGATCTGCCAAATTCAAATTGTGAATTCAAAGGACCTCTAGATAATAGGGAAtgtcaaaaatgtatacacagacttagtattatatttgcgTCAAATATAACGGGAACCGATAAAATGTACCCCAgcattattgataatattcatattcctCGATATTTTCAAGATGTAAAAATGTtgtctaaacattttaaagccAGTTATAATACTTGGATGACGAGCTGCTATGCATCAATTCTAAGACGGTGGGATGAAGAGTTATTGGGAAGAAAAATATTGGTgatcattgataatattatggtagatTTACAAATAGAACTACAAAACatagaaatcaaatatttgcCAAGTAGCATAGTATCTGTCCATCCTCTTCGACAGAATATTATGCGCATCGAAAAAACATATGAGTATTATCTAAAGCAAACAAAATCTACAAACGTGAACGCAGTTAACACCGAAACATTAGTAACTTCTTCTATTGAAATCTCAGTATCCGATTCCAtacatatgatttttaatgtttggGAAAATATGTCACCAGCACTCATCCGAAATTGTTTCCGgaaaattggttttataaaaactaaaactgaagaaattaatgaaaatttgtatttaaatttcaaacattggATTTTAAACTACCGACACTATTTGTGGACAGTTTTCAATCAATTACAGAAtgaaaaaaaccaatttatttttactcaagataatttgaaaaaatcagaCGTAcaattacatacaaaaaataatgaagattATTCAGGGCTATTATCTAAACCTCCATTCACTAATAAGAACGACGTACTAAGCTACTCTCAACAAGATAAACATGATTGACGAAACTATTCAAAAACAtggatacaattttaattatcaggTATTCGACTTTAaaacatacttatttttttaacaaacaaatttctaattttatatttattttataatgtgatAAATAAGAGCAAACAtgcaatatgtatagtataaaaacagCTTTAACCCATAAAactgatattttaaactataaaataactataaattgctttagattttagaatcatgctatttctattataactattattactttatagtttactattattttattactatttttttttaacattattaatcaatttttttcacaaaaagtatttaattaaatcaaattaatgtacATCAACTTGAGCAAccctcaaaattaaataaattaatacattatgactcacttgtaatttaattctaaatatttagtatcatttagttaagtaattattagattttataaatattcactgTACATTCTAAACATCAttaagatataaaatgtacttatcgGCTAGACtagatattaacaattaatttagttttacttaatgatatttatcattgaatattataaaccaaaaCGTATATACAActacaattcaaaaatatttttttaatttcttttttttttttttttaatataatttatcatctttatagatacttaaagaaattaaatattcgtacatttatgtaggtactttcaAATACTCaacgaaattataataaaatatttccaacagaacataatattacctatataggtacatctaataataaaactaatttaaatattgccattgatcataaaaataattttctaaaattaaatttaaaaataaaacaaaataaagttattggcAGAAACAAAGGAAGTATTATGTAAACCTACccgtattatacaaatttaggtAATCTAATACGCTAATCGATAATCATGGATTTAAACacttaataggtaatttaacgcaattcaagtaaaattactgtttaatgttttctcttgtaaaaataatgcaacaaaattaatttgaaaataaaattttttataatattttattatcaaaaataatacgcaAGACCTATACAACAATTACACGAAGGTACACcaagttgaaaataattacaacttaTGATCACGATTTGATTACACCTAATGATCACTTTTTCCCATTACTCCCTATACATACTTgcaataaaattctaaaatcaatttatatacattttaaattatcatcagattttaataaagttcaaggaaattattttaatgtttattacgGTATTGAAAGAAAGcagtatatttaatgtattataatatagtgcagTCACTGCAATGTGTAtcaataggtaataggtatatagtatttataacttacaaaacacctcataattatgtatatttataaaatattgaaattttctaaCCATGCAGTTTGTGTCCGTGTCactatcaataaattttttccaacaaatttttttaatgtttatatctaattatctaaaattaaaattataaatatatcaaaatactaaatttttatttgttatttgatttatttatttttatgtgtattaataaaaaaaatttttctgaatgaatcaaaaaatgtattgatagttatattttcatctaatttctttaaaaatgcttAACTAAAAGAAATTTTCCAAAGTTCTAGTAGTTATACTTTGATCAGACATCGAGTCaagtttattacttaaaaaagtagtttctgatttttctaagtagtagtgcaagaaaatataataaaattcgtaGTATGCAAGTGAGGTTTTCATTTAacttttgtgatttttaattttcataccaTTT
The DNA window shown above is from Aphis gossypii isolate Hap1 chromosome 2, ASM2018417v2, whole genome shotgun sequence and carries:
- the LOC114128663 gene encoding major centromere autoantigen B-like, which translates into the protein MPNERNELLSIRAKKELLFCYDVAKLSSLSQHRAASILNISVVTLRKILKNRKEIEEQQIVNTVKKNCFRFYLRKKQENDKLLINMEIGMARWFEHASSLNVRVSKMILLDKARKLATILGVENFAPDNKWIQQWKHKYNIANKKVQQIADQNKGINFLSANNGLIKSVKDFFENVMSNYDANNVYSLFEIGLYYRDLPNSNCEFKGPLDNRECQKCIHRLSIIFASNITGTDKMYPSIIDNIHIPRYFQDVKMLSKHFKASYNTWMTSCYASILRRWDEELLGRKILVIIDNIMVDLQIELQNIEIKYLPSSIVSVHPLRQNIMRIEKTYEYYLKQTKSTNVNAVNTETLVTSSIEISVSDSIHMIFNVWENMSPALIRNCFRKIGFIKTKTEEINENLYLNFKHWILNYRHYLWTVFNQLQNEKNQFIFTQDNLKKSDVQLHTKNNEDYSGLLSKPPFTNKNDVLSYSQQDKHD